In one window of Hevea brasiliensis isolate MT/VB/25A 57/8 chromosome 10, ASM3005281v1, whole genome shotgun sequence DNA:
- the LOC110660539 gene encoding scarecrow-like protein 32: protein MKTELRANATTPIPLQNSRLFNNPESSLSGALKGCLGSLDGACIEKLLLHCASALENNDGTLAQQVMWVLNNVASLAGDPNQRLTSWFLRALISRASKVCPTATNFDGSSTIQRRQMSVTELAGYVDLIPWHRFGFCASNGAIFKAIEGYQKVHILDFSITHCMQWPTLIDALAKRPEGPPSLRITVPSCRPPVPPLLNVSTEEVGLRLGNFAKFRDVPFEFKVIDDRCSSSTSTEIMCKESSGFHFESLLNHLTPLLDLRDDEALVINCQNWLRYLSDEQKGRVQDSSLRDDFLRTIKGLNPCLIVVVDEDSDLSALSLTSRITSCFNYLWIPFDALETFLPKDSCQRIEYESDIGHKIENIISYDGFQRIERLESGIKLSQRMKNAGCLSVQFCEETVREVKSLLDEHASGWGMKREEDMLVLTWKGHNSVFATAWVPGGLED, encoded by the coding sequence ATGAAAACTGAACTAAGAGCAAACGCTACTACGCCAATTCCTCTTCAAAACTCTCGTCTTTTCAACAATCCTGAAAGTTCTCTCTCAGGTGCTCTTAAAGGGTGTCTTGGTAGCCTTGATGGAGCATGCATAGAAAAGCTTCTACTTCACTGCGCAAGTGCCCTAGAGAACAACGATGGGACTTTGGCTCAACAAGTGATGTGGGTGCTCAATAATGTTGCTTCTTTGGCAGGTGATCCGAACCAAAGGCTCACTTCTTGGTTTCTAAGGGCACTTATCTCTAGGGCATCTAAAGTTTGCCCCACAGCGACCAATTTTGATGGTAGCAGCACAATCCAAAGGAGGCAAATGAGTGTGACTGAGCTTGCCGGGTATGTTGATCTAATCCCTTGGCACAGGTTTGGGTTCTGTGCATCAAATGGTGCCATTTTTAAGGCAATTGAAGGCTACCAAAAAGTTCATATTTTAGATTTTAGCATCACTCATTGTATGCAGTGGCCTACGCTTATAGATGCTTTGGCTAAAAGGCCAGAAGGGCCACCTTCACTTAGAATCACCGTGCCCTCTTGTAGGCCACCAGTTCCTCCTTTGCTTAACGTATCAACTGAAGAAGTTGGCCTTCGTTTAGGCAATTTCGCTAAGTTCAGGGATGTGCCATTTGAATTCAAAGTGATTGATGACCGATGTTCTTCCTCTACATCAACTGAAATTATGTGCAAAGAATCCTCTGGTTTTCATTTTGAGTCATTATTGAATCACTTGACTCCTTTGCTTGACCTTAGGGACGATGAGGCCTTGGTAATAAACTGCCAAAATTGGCTACGATATTTGTCGGATGAGCAAAAGGGAAGAGTCCAAGACTCTTCTCTAAGAGATGATTTTCTTCGTACCATTAAAGGCCTTAATCCTTGTCTTATAGTTGTCGTCGACGAGGATTCTGATTTAAGTGCACTAAGTCTCACTTCCAGGATTACTAGTTGCTTCAATTATCTATGGATACCATTTGATGCCTTAGAAACTTTCCTTCCCAAAGATAGTTGCCAAAGGATTGAATATGAATCCGATATTGGTCACAAAATTGAGAATATCATCAGTTATGATGGGTTCCAAAGAATAGAAAGATTAGAATCTGGCATTAAACTATCACAAAGGATGAAGAACGCTGGTTGTTTAAGTGTTCAATTCTGTGAAGAGACTGTTAGAGAAGTCAAGTCCTTACTAGATGAACATGCTAGTGGTTGGGGGATGAAAAGAGAAGAAGATATGTTGGTGCTCACATGGAAGGGTCACAACTCAGTATTTGCCACAGCTTGGGTCCCAGGTGGTTTAGAGGATTAA